The Streptomyces sp. NBC_00576 genome contains the following window.
GTGCTCGCACGGCGACATCATCAAGTCCCTTGTCGCGGACGCACTCGGGCTCCATCTCGACCTCTTTCAGCGGGTGTCCGTCGATCCGTGTTCCATCACGGCGATCCGTTACACCCGTCTCAGGCCGTTTCTCGTCCGCCTCGGGGACACCGGTGATTTCGCCTCCCTGGCGCCGCGCGAGGAACCGCCGGGCGAGGACGCCGCAGTCGGGGGTGGTGCGGGCGCACCGTGATCGTCGGCAGCAGTAGGGTGAAGCGGTCGCGGCAGCGCCGCGGATGCCGATGCCAGCCGATCAGACGACTTTTCAACACGACGTTCAAACGCGACTTTTCAGCAGACGACAGACGAAAATCATTCGATTCAATGGAGACAGGACGTGTCCCGTCAGGTGTTCCTCTACGATCCCCCGGACCGCTTCGTGGCCGGTACGGTCGGACTGCCCGGGCGCCGTACGTTCTTCCTCCAGGCCACCGCCGGCCCCCGGGTGACCAGCGTGGCCCTGGAGAAGACCCAGGTCGCCGCGCTCGCCGAACGCATGGACGAACTGCTCGACGAGGTCGTACGCCGTAGCGGGGGCAACGCCCCTGTCCCGGCTGTGACCCCCGTCGAGGTGTCCGACACCCGCCCCCTCGACACCCCGGTCGAGGAGGAGTTCCGGGTCGGCACCATGGCGCTCGCCTGGGACGGCGACGAGCAGCGCATGATCGTCGAGGCGCAGGCCCTGGTGGAACTGGACGCCGACTCCGACGAGGACCTCGCCGAGGCCGAGGAGCGGCTCCTCCAGGACGAGGAGAACGGCCCCCCGATGCTGCGCGTCCGGCTCACCGGTGCACAGGCCCGCGCCTTCGCCAGGCGGGCCCTCGAAGTCGTCAACGCCGGCCGGCCGCCCTGCCCCCTGTGCAGCCTCCCGCTCGACCCGGAAGGACATGTATGTCCGCGCCAGAACGGATACCGCCGCGGAGCGTGACGGCCACCCGCACACCCGCCGAGCTGCTTGCCAAGGGCGAGCTGACCGTACGCGGGCGCATCCAGGAGGCGTCGAACGCCGCGCTGTACTGCACGGTCTCGTACGAGGGGCAGGAGGCCGCCTGCATCTACAAACCCGTGGCCGGTGAGCGGCCCCTGTGGGACTTCCCCGACGGCACCCTCGCCGAGCGCGAGGTGGCCGCCTACGAGGTCTCCGAAGCGACCGGCTGGGGGCTCGTACCGCCGACCGTGCTGCGCGAGGGGCCGTACGGCGAGGGGATGTGCCAGCTGTGGATCGACGCGGAGGCGGCCGACGGCGACGGGTTGCTCGCCCTGATCGACGGTGAGGAGCCCGGGCCCGGGTGGAAGGCGATCGCCTTCGCCGAGGTCGGCGAGGGCAAGACGGCGCTGCTCGTGCACGCCGACGACGAGCGGCTGCGGCGGCTCGCCGTACTCGACGCGGTGATCAACAACGCGGACCGCAAGGGCGGGCATCTGCTGCCGGGTGACAAGGGGCGGTTGTACGGGATCGACCACGGGGTCACCTTCAACGCCGAGAACAAGTTGCGGACATTGTTGTGGGGGTGGGCGGGGGAGCTGCTCCCCTCCGAGGCTGTGTCGGTCCTCACGTCCCTGCGGGACGGACTGGCGCCGGGCGCCCCGCTGAGCACCCGGCTGGAGGAACTGATCACAGCCGGCGAGGTGGCCGCGACGCGCGTACGTGTGGCCGCGTTGCTGGAGTCCGGAAAGCATCCGGAGCCCAGCGGGGAGTGGCCGTCGATTCCGTGGCCGCCTGTGTGAGGGTGCGCGCGGCTGTCGTGGGCGTTCCGTAGGCCCACTGCACGTGGGGAGGAATCTCACAAGACCCTCTTCCCGGCCATCTGGACCCGGTCCGGCTCGTATACGGAACATCCGTCCGGTTACGCTCATGACATGCATGCCTGGCCCGCTTCCGAAGTCCCCGCCCTGACTGGTCGGGGCCGCGACCTGAGGATCCACGACACCGCGACCGGTGCTCTGGTCACCCTCGACCCCGGTCCCGTCGCCCGTATCTACGTCTGCGGCATCACCCCGTACGACGCGACCCACATGGGTCATGCGGCGACCTACAACGCGTTCGACCTCGTCCAACGCGTGTGGCTCGACACCAAGCGGCAGGTTCACTACGTCCAGAACGTCACCGACGTCGACGACCCGCTGCTGGAGCGGGCCGTGCGCGACGGGATCGACTGGGCGGGGCTCGCCGAGAAGGAGACCGCTCTCTTCCGGGAGGACATGACCGCGCTGCGGATGCTCCCCCCGAAGCACTACATCGGCGCCGTCGAGGCGATACCCGGCATCGTTCCGCTCGTCGAGCGGCTGCGGGACGCGGGCGCCGCCTACGAGCTCGACGGGGACGTCTACTTCTCCGTCGAGGCCGACCCCGACTTCGGCAGGGTGTCCAACCTGGACACCGCCGCGATGCGGCTGCTGTCCGCCGAGCGCGGGGGCGACCCCGACCGGCCCGGCAAGAAGAACCCGCTCGACCCGATGCTGTGGATGGCCGCCCGGGAGGGCGAGCCGAGCTGGGACGGTGGTTCGCTGGGCCGCGGTCGCCCCGGGTGGCACATCGAGTGTGTCGCCATCGCCCTCGACCACCTCGGTATGGGCTTCGACGTGCAGGGCGGCGGCTCCGACCTGGCCTTCCCGCACCACGAGATGGGCGCCTCGCACGCCCAGGCGCTGACCGGCGAGTTCCCCATGGCCAAGGCGTACGTCCACGCCGGCATGGTCGCGCTCGACGGCGAGAAGATGTCCAAGTCCAAGGGCAACCTCGTCTTCGTGTCCGCGCTGCGCCGCGACGGGGTCGACCCGGCCGCCATACGGCTCGCCCTGCTCGCCCACCACTACCGGGCCGACTGGGAGTGGACCGACCAGGTGCTCGAGGACGCCGTGGCGCGGCTCGGGCGCTGGCGGGCCGCTGTGTCCCGGCCCGACGGGCCGTCCGCCGACGCGCTCGTCGAGGAGCTGCGCGAGGCTCTCTCGAACGATCTGGACGCCCCGGCCGCGCTGGCCGCGGTGGACCGCTGGGCGGCCCTCCAGGCGGAGCAGGGCGGCACGGACGAGGGTGCCCCCGGCGTCGCCTCCCGTGCCGTGGATGCCCTGCTGGGCGTGGCGCTGTAACGGAGACCGCGTACAGAGTGGGGCGCCGGGCGGGTTCAACCGCCCGGCGCCCCTGTGCGTGGGCCTGCGGCCCCAGGGAGGGGGGCGAAGTCGGTCGGGTGGGTCAGTGGTTCGTCCAGTGCGGGGCACCCCGCTCCCGTGGATGCGAGTCGTCCGTTGCTGTCGAGGTGCTGTCGAGTCTCCGGGGCAGGCTGTGGCGGGAGTCGACATGTGATGTGGTACCAGGGTCAGTTGACCCGCAGGACCGGCCAACTGCCGGTCCCTTCCTGGAAGGAAACCCCGTGGCACCCACACACGGTTCCTTCGCACGCCACGTCAGCCGCCGCGGACTCCTCGCGGCGGGCGCCGCCACCGTCTCCGCCGCCCTGGTCGCCTCACCGGCAGCCGCCTCTCCGAAGACCCTGCCGACCCTGATATCTCTGCCCAACGGATTCCGTCCGGAAGGCATAGCCACCGGCGCCGGTCCCTACGCCTATCTGGGTTCGCTCGGCGACGGCTCGATCTACCGCGCCGACCTGCGCACCGGCGCCGGCGAGATCATCTCGACCGGGCCCGGCACCCCGTCCGTCGGGCTCAAACTCGACGGCCAGGGACGCCTGTTCGTCGCAGCCCGCGCCGAGGGCGCCCGGGTCGTGGACACCCGCACCGGCGCCGTCCTCGCCTCGTACGCCCTCACCACGGCGACCCCCACCTTCGTCAACGACGTGTTCCTGACCCGGCGCGCGGCGATCTTCACCGACTCCTTCCAGCCGACCCTGTACGTCCTCCCGCTCGGCCGGGGCGGCGCACTGCCGGGCGCCGGTGACGTCGTACGGATCACCCTGAGCGGCGACTGGAACCAGGTGCCCGGCGAGGCCATCAACGCCAACGGCATCACCGCCACGCCCGACGGAAAGGCGCTGCTCGTCGTCCAGTCCGGGGTCGGCGGACTCCACCGGGTGGACCCGCGCACCGGGGTCACCAGGCTCGTCGGCCTCGGCGACGCGGCCCCGCTCACCAATGGCGACGGACTGCTGCTCGTCGGACGCACGCTGTACGTCGTACAGAACCAGCAGAACGCGATCGACGTGTTCACGCTCTCCCCGGACGGGAGCAGCGGGGTCTTCCAACGCCGCATCACCGACCCGGACTTCGATGTGCCGACCACGGTGGCCGCGTACCGGAACCGGCTGTATCTGCCCAACGCCCGGTTCTCCACCGCGCCGACGCCCGAGACGACGTACGCAGTGGTCGC
Protein-coding sequences here:
- a CDS encoding DUF3090 domain-containing protein — translated: MSRQVFLYDPPDRFVAGTVGLPGRRTFFLQATAGPRVTSVALEKTQVAALAERMDELLDEVVRRSGGNAPVPAVTPVEVSDTRPLDTPVEEEFRVGTMALAWDGDEQRMIVEAQALVELDADSDEDLAEAEERLLQDEENGPPMLRVRLTGAQARAFARRALEVVNAGRPPCPLCSLPLDPEGHVCPRQNGYRRGA
- a CDS encoding SCO1664 family protein, producing MSAPERIPPRSVTATRTPAELLAKGELTVRGRIQEASNAALYCTVSYEGQEAACIYKPVAGERPLWDFPDGTLAEREVAAYEVSEATGWGLVPPTVLREGPYGEGMCQLWIDAEAADGDGLLALIDGEEPGPGWKAIAFAEVGEGKTALLVHADDERLRRLAVLDAVINNADRKGGHLLPGDKGRLYGIDHGVTFNAENKLRTLLWGWAGELLPSEAVSVLTSLRDGLAPGAPLSTRLEELITAGEVAATRVRVAALLESGKHPEPSGEWPSIPWPPV
- the mshC gene encoding cysteine--1-D-myo-inosityl 2-amino-2-deoxy-alpha-D-glucopyranoside ligase; translated protein: MHAWPASEVPALTGRGRDLRIHDTATGALVTLDPGPVARIYVCGITPYDATHMGHAATYNAFDLVQRVWLDTKRQVHYVQNVTDVDDPLLERAVRDGIDWAGLAEKETALFREDMTALRMLPPKHYIGAVEAIPGIVPLVERLRDAGAAYELDGDVYFSVEADPDFGRVSNLDTAAMRLLSAERGGDPDRPGKKNPLDPMLWMAAREGEPSWDGGSLGRGRPGWHIECVAIALDHLGMGFDVQGGGSDLAFPHHEMGASHAQALTGEFPMAKAYVHAGMVALDGEKMSKSKGNLVFVSALRRDGVDPAAIRLALLAHHYRADWEWTDQVLEDAVARLGRWRAAVSRPDGPSADALVEELREALSNDLDAPAALAAVDRWAALQAEQGGTDEGAPGVASRAVDALLGVAL
- a CDS encoding SMP-30/gluconolactonase/LRE family protein, with protein sequence MAPTHGSFARHVSRRGLLAAGAATVSAALVASPAAASPKTLPTLISLPNGFRPEGIATGAGPYAYLGSLGDGSIYRADLRTGAGEIISTGPGTPSVGLKLDGQGRLFVAARAEGARVVDTRTGAVLASYALTTATPTFVNDVFLTRRAAIFTDSFQPTLYVLPLGRGGALPGAGDVVRITLSGDWNQVPGEAINANGITATPDGKALLVVQSGVGGLHRVDPRTGVTRLVGLGDAAPLTNGDGLLLVGRTLYVVQNQQNAIDVFTLSPDGSSGVFQRRITDPDFDVPTTVAAYRNRLYLPNARFSTAPTPETTYAVVAVDR